One Balaenoptera ricei isolate mBalRic1 chromosome 16, mBalRic1.hap2, whole genome shotgun sequence genomic window carries:
- the LRRC27 gene encoding leucine-rich repeat-containing protein 27 — protein sequence MLPVELVKKRTVSELPHPLLDLSKERVPDKEAIHSQEAKGTVLTEKAGFFPPVENLDPRERRRSTEPPEDWPSEEEIRRFWKLRQEIVGSEPAEVPESQRLPVELPPALKAVLRDKETRRPRPRPVFRTRTPSFKSVLPELAPRQQALGRTGLPEGSRGLALRELREKQAQLEQRRSPANCLSPPCSGPARPAGVDGALHLLVGFGQGGLRREVREKRGGRAGALCPARRSRSWVPAAPRSLTPGPRGGRSPSS from the exons ATGTTACCTGTGGAGCTGG TTAAAAAGAGGACCGTGAGTGAGCTGCCCCATCCACTGTTGGATTTATCCAAAGAACGTGTGCCTGACAAAGAAGCCATTCATTCTCAGGAGGCAAAGGGAACCGTGTTAACAGAAAAGGCAGGCTTTTTCCCACCTGTGGAAAACCTAGACCCGCGTGAGCGCAGAAGGTCCACCGAGCCTCCGGAGGACTGGCCGAGCGAGGAGGAGATCAGGCGCTTTTGGAAGCTGAGGCAGGAGATCGTGGGGAGCGAGCCCGCGGAGGTTCCTGAGAGCCAGCGCCTGCCGGTGGAGCTGCCCCCGGCCCTCAAGGCGGTGCTGCGCGACAAGGAGACGCGGCGACCCCGCCCGAGGCCCGTCTTCAG GACGAGGACGCCCTCCTTCAAGAGCGTCCTGCCCGAGCTGGCCCCACGGCAGCAGGCCCTGGGCCGCACCGGCCTGCCGGAAGGGAGCCGGGGCCTGGCCCTCCGGGAGCTGCGGGAGAAGCAGGCCCAGCTGGAGCAGCGCAGGAG CCCCGCCAACTGCCTGTCTCCACCGTGCTCTGGGCCCGCGAGGCCGGCTGGCGTGGACGGCGCCCTCCACCTTCTGGTTGGGTTTGGCCAGGGCGGGCTCCGGCGGGAGGTCAGAGAGAagcggggagggagggcaggggcccTCTGCCCCGCCCGCCGCTCCCGTTCCTGGGTGCCAGCGGCCCCTCGGTCCCTCACCCCAGGGCCCCGGGGTGGCCGCAGCCCGTCCTCCTAG